Proteins from a genomic interval of Ciona intestinalis chromosome 9, KH, whole genome shotgun sequence:
- the LOC100187100 gene encoding lysine-specific histone demethylase 1A, producing MEFTDNLGGLEGAAFQSRLPYNELSPEERDLFPDVASDVNGHLGFLNIRNRILQMWLDNPKIELIYEVAVQRLTDLKEITPENVALSLKIHKYLERHGFINFGIFKRIHPIRKIKKAKVVVIGAGMAGLAAARQLTSFGMEVITIEARDRVGGRVSTFRKGKFVADLGAMVVTGLGGNPITVISKQINMELHKIKQDCPLYETGGSRVPKEKDVLVEKEFNKLLEATAHLSHEMEIDKFKDKQLSLGKAFELVISLQEKSVKEQLLAHWHQIAKLHERHKDIVERMATLKQKALKSREVVSTIPTLNDMEDKESEKAISNEFRRRCLMKDCREACKDFFKLNETRQNLESEIVAMEHNLPSDVYLSSKDRQLLDWHLANLEFANAAPLDKLSLKHWNQDDAYEFSGSHLVVRNGYSILPTAYADGLDIRLSTTVRKMSYSDTGCSVVIQSTQTASPQTTITCDAILCTLPLGVLNPPDPELDHGPAIEFDPPLPSWKIEAMKRMGFGNLNKVVLCFDRNFWESASANLFGHIGATTSSRGELFLFWAIYRAPVLIALVAGKSANVMEHVGDGVVLSRAIAVLKGIFGPENVPDPVNYTVTRWGSDPWAKGSYSYVAVGSSGDDYDVMACPVDGAGASYEQMMSSSGNPRLFFAGEHTMRNYPATVHGALLSGFREAARITDIFVGPITTNGNNQQGTVVTEITDH from the exons ATGGAATTCACCGACAACCTTGGAG GTTTGGAAGGTGCTGCATTTCAAAGCAGGCTTCCCTACAATGAACTTTCACCTGAAGAAAGAGATTTGTTTCCAGACGTTGCAAGTGATGTCAACGGCCATCTTGGATTTCTCAACATAAGAAACAGAATT CTTCAAATGTGGCTCGATAATCCAAAGATTGAGCTCATTTATGAAGTAGCTGTTCAAAGACTGACCGACTTAAAAGAAATAACACCCGAAAATGTTGCACTCAGTTTAAAGATTCACAAATACCTGGAACGTCATGgatttattaattttggaATTTTCAAACGTATTCATCCAATTAGAA AAATCAAGAAAGCCAAGGTCGTTGTAATTGGAGCTGGCATGGCTGGTCTTGCAGCCGCTCGACAGCTAACATCGTTTGGTATGGAGGTTATCACTATTGAAGCTCGG GACAGAGTGGGCGGTAGAGTGAGCACTTTTCGAAAAGGGAAATTTGTGGCAGATCTTGGTGCTATGGTGGTCACTGGCCTTGGTGGAAACCCTATTACAGTGATCAGTAAACAAATCAACATGGAGTTGCATAAGATTAAACAGGATTGCCCTCTTTATGAAACAGGGGGAAGTCGG GTTCCAAAAGAGAAAGACGTTCTTGTTGAAAAAGAATTTAACAAACTTCTTGAAGCTACTGCTCATTTAAGCCATGAGATGGAAattgataaatttaaagaCAAACAGCTGTCTTTAGGAAAAGCCTTTGAGCTTGTAATAAG TCTACAAGAGAAAAGTGTAAAAGAACAACTCCTGGCGCATTGGCACCAGATCGCCAAGTTGCACGAACGACACAAAGATATCGTGGAGAGAATGGCAACATTGAAACAGAAGGCGCTCAAATCCCGTGAAGTCGTATCCACTATTCCTACTTTAAACGATATGGAAGACAAAGAAAGTGAAAAAGCAATTTCTAATGAATTCAGACGAAGGTGCCTCATGAAAGATTGCAGGGAAGCATGCAAG gatttttttaaactaaacgaAACCCGACAGAATCTTGAATCTGAGATAGTAGCCATGGAACACAACCTTCCAAGCGATGTTTACCTCTCCTCTAAAGATCGGCAGTTACTTGACTGGCATCTCGCCAACCTTGAGTTCGCCAATGCTGCCCCGTTAGATAAGCTCAGTCTAAAACATTGGAATCAA GACGATGCATATGAGTTCAGTGGTAGTCACCTTGTTGTTAGAAACGGCTACTCCATCCTCCCAACAGCTTATGCAGATGGTTTAGACATTCGTCTCAGCACCACTGTAAGAAAAATGAGCTACAGCGATACAG GTTGTTCAGTCGTAATACAATCCACACAGACTGCTTCTCCACAAACCACAATAACATGCGATGCTATATTATGTACCCTACCTCTTGGTGTGTTGAACCCACCCGACCCTGAGTTAGACCATGGGCCAGCAATAGAGTTTGATCCTCCACTGCCAAGTTGGAAAATTGAAGCAATGAAAAGAATGGGATTTGGAAACTTGAATAAG GTAGTCTTGTGTTTCGACCGAAATTTCTGGGAGTCAGCGTCTGCCAACTTATTTGGGCATATTGGAGCCACCACAAGCTCAAGGGGCGAACTCTTCCTCTTCTGGGCGATATACAGAGCTCCTGTGTTAATAGCATTGGTGGCGGGGAAGTCAGCCAATGTGATGGAGCATGTTGGGGATGGAGTTGTTCTTTCTAGAGCCATAGCCGTCTTGAAGGGGATATTTGGCCCTGAGAATGTGCCAGAC CCGGTCAATTACACGGTCACACGCTGGGGTTCAGATCCTTGGGCAAAAGGAAGTTACTCTTATGTTGCTGTTGGTTCATCAGGTGATGATTACGATGTGATGGCGTGTCCTGTTGATGGGGCGGGCGCTTCATACGAACAGATGATGTCAAGTAGTGGAAACCCAAGGCTGTTTTTTGCAG GAGAACACACCATGAGAAATTATCCAGCTACTGTGCATGGTGCATTGTTGAGTGGATTCAGGGAAGCAGCGAGAATTACTGATATCTTTGTTGGACCAATTACCACTAATGGTAACAACCAACAGGGCACAGTTGTGACGGAGATTACTGACCATTAG
- the LOC100184704 gene encoding zinc metalloproteinase nas-15 — MMLHITSYVLLLDLFIGHHLAFAQTEKECNDVVLQQGQNYPLEVINACAQRRLRQNSPSGALNSPCTAEPDCGVETCVFGFRKDASGCRVSCQCSDGEGLYEGDIELTDLTKTFLLKNVDTGVPTPAPTYDPLVQHAAGRSIRLWNNIREGNNFVVPYAVSRGIGSSGRAAIAAAVRDFDANTCIRLRPSTRYSGRPYLYMYPGGGCSSPVGRQSSRQQVSLASGCWQKGTVIHEILHSLGFWHEQSRPDRDSHVRINTANIFRGMAYNFNKMSNRQINSRNSPYDIGSVMHYNSYAFSSNRRPTITDLQGRPITTQRNGFSRQDLIQLNAMYGCTTTGTGGGGTGTGGGGTGTGGGGTGTGGGGTGTGGGGGAAAAAAAAGKLRRQKFFVLFMGSKWRVQKQPEVHAPKLL; from the exons ATGATGTTACATATAACATCGTACGTACTTCTTCTTG atttattcaTTGGACATCATTTAGCATTTGCTCAAACAGAAAAAGAATGCAACGATGTGGTTCTTCAGCAGGGGCAAAATTATCCTCTAGAAGTCATTAACGCGTGTGCTCAAA GAAGATTGAGACAAAACTCGCCGTCAGGAGCTTTAAATTCTCCATGCACCGCTGAACCAGATTGCGGAGTTGAAACCTGCGTGTTTGGCTTTCGTAAAGACGCATCTGGTTGTCGTGTTTCTTGCCAATGCAGCGATGGCGAAG GTTTGTATGAAGGCGACATCGAACTGACAGATCTTACCAAAACCTTCCTGTTGAAAAACGTCGACACAGGCGTCCCGACTCCCGCACCCACCTATGACCCACTTGTACAACATGCTGCAGGAAGGTCCATCAGGTTGTGGAACAATATAAGAGAAGGAAATAACTTTGTCGTCCCCTACGCGGTATCTAGGGGCATTG GATCAAGTGGACGAGCGGCGATTGCTGCTGCAGTTCGTGACTTCGACGCCAACACCTGCATACGGCTTCGACCCAGCACACGATACTCGGGGCGGCCATATCTGTATATGTATCCAGGTGGAGGATGCTCTTCACCTGTAGGAAGGCAATCGTCCAGACAACAa gtaTCTTTGGCTTCTGGTTGCTGGCAGAAAGGGACAGTAATCCACGAGATTCTACATTCACTGGGTTTTTGGCACGAACAAAGTCGACCTGACCGAGATTCGCATGTAAGGATCAATACAGCCAACATATTCAGAG GCATGGCGTACAACTTCAACAAAATGTCGAACCGACAAATCAATTCGCGAAACTCTCCTTACGACATTGGATCAGTGATGCATTACAACAGCTACGCATTCTCTTCCAATCGTAGACCTACCATTACAGACCTGCAAGGAAGGCCTATTACTACTCAG aGAAACGGATTTTCCCGTCAAGACCTTATCCAACTGAATGCCATGTATGGTTGTACCACAACAGGAACCGGTGGGGGTGGAACTGGCACCGGTGGGGGCGGAACTGGCACCGGTGGGGGCGGAACTGGCACCGGTGGGGGCGGAACGGGTACCGGTGGAGGCGGAGGAGCGGCGGCGGCGGCGGCGGCGGCGGGGAAGTTGCGTAGACAAAAATTCTTTGTGCTCTTCATGGGCTCAAAATGGAGAGTGCAGAAACAACCCGAGGTACATGCTCCCAAACTGCTGTAG
- the LOC100180004 gene encoding organic solute transporter subunit alpha isoform X2: MEGLAGLRLQKEIWNKSVCNLLAPTSDKFSEIVFESWGAGGVVFLAIPPILLVIMLAIYFEEIHYILLKSNSKDLRNSLLWILGSYPAVLLVGTVAVFTPRSLVVLSFISEIYLAYAEYKYFYLIITFAGGTKSFVDKTTHIDVGLNNTPCCCLICLPKVKNSVSLMMLAKWMIFQNVIMIPFYGVIAMLLKADYKLNDSQGTNPALYLAIFYSLSAVVCMYGFNLMFRIAKKIEGMEKLHAIKGKTLCMTLITFVTEYECLIFSVLDYYNVFPCEAPFNFRENYDAFSNYAMILQVFVLGIVARRYYRRKEDIQRQAFLTDDDEMLFKNQHIVDAVPSSVDKIVEESCSYGTTEPNALPLKHIVRQC; encoded by the exons ATGGAAGGCTTGGCAGGCCTAAGGTTACAGAAAGAGATTTGGAACAAGTCAGTCTGTAACTTGTTGGCCCCGACCTCTGACAAGTTTTCTGAAA TTGTATTCGAAAGCTGGGGTGCTGGGGGTGTTGTTTTCCTTGCTATACCGCCGATTCTTCTAGTAATAATGCTTGCTATTTACTTCGAGGAAATACATTACATACTTCTAAAGTCAAATTCAAAGGATCTTAGAAATTCTCTTCTTTGGATTCTTGGCAGCTACCCA GCTGTATTGCTGGTTGGTACTGTCGCTGTTTTCACACCTCGGTCGCTGGTCGTTCTCTCGTTTATATCCGAAATATATCTCGCATACGCcgaatacaaatatttctacTTGATCATCACATTTGCTGGGGGAACCAAATCCTTTGTGGATAAAACCACACATATAGATGTCGGATTAAACAACACACCCTGTTGCTGCTTAATCTGTCTcccaaaagttaaaaactctGT ATCTCTAATGATGCTTGCCAAGTGGATGATCTTCCAAAACGTTATTATGATTCCGTTCTATGGTGTAATCGCCATGTTGTTGAAGGCGGACTACAAGTTAAACGATTCACAG GGTACGAACCCAGCATTGTATCTTGCAATATTCTACAGCTTATCTGCGGTTGTCTGTATGTATGGGTTCAACCTTATGTTTCGTATTGCCAAAAAAATTGAAG GTATGGAGAAACTGCATGCAATAAAAGGGAAAACTCTCTGCATGACTTTAATAACATTCGTAACTGAATACGAATGTCTTATTTTCAGTGTTTTGGATTATTATAATGTCTTCCCATGCGAAGCACCGTTTAATTTTAGGGAGAATTACGACG CTTTCAGTAATTACGCCATGATTCTGCAAGTTTTCGTGCTTGGAATAGTTGCCAGGAGGTATTACAG ACGCAAAGAAGATATCCAAAGACAGGCGTTTTTAACAGACGATGAcgaaatgttgtttaaaaatcagCATATTGTTGATGCAGTTCCATCTTCAGTTGATAAAATCGTTGAAGAAAGTTGTTCATACGGTACCACAGAACCTAACGCTTTACCATTGAAGCACATTGTTAGGCAAtgctaa